In Candidatus Cohnella colombiensis, one DNA window encodes the following:
- the glgD gene encoding glucose-1-phosphate adenylyltransferase subunit GlgD, protein MTLSMLGVINLIHEADEMESLTANRCLATVPFGGRYRLIDFVLSSMVNSGVPKVAVFAHTKYRSLTDHLDSGSNWDLHRKQRGLYVLPPSLEDQTDFGKGDLYHFYRNRDYFSRSPLDYVAITRSHMVCNVDFGKVLDQHRESGADITVVCKDNSGDIPGLARKVKLGDAGRIVEMQDHFGRLASDIVSMEMYVLKKDLLLDLVETSLAQGRDHFVRQTILSRLNELRIHAYMHEGVLGVVNNIAAYYRHSMELLKPEIWRELFFHPGAIYTKVKDEPPTHYRNEASVMNSLVANGCDIEGTVENSILFRGVKVGKGAVIRNSIVMQNGIIGKYGTLDNCILDKEVEIRSEQQIRGAVDQPFIAVKRKVI, encoded by the coding sequence ATGACCTTATCGATGTTAGGTGTAATTAATCTCATTCATGAAGCGGATGAGATGGAGTCGTTGACTGCGAATCGTTGCTTGGCAACAGTCCCGTTCGGGGGACGGTATCGGTTAATAGACTTTGTCCTCTCGTCAATGGTCAATTCGGGCGTTCCGAAAGTAGCTGTTTTCGCTCATACGAAATATCGGTCACTGACTGATCATCTCGATTCAGGCAGCAACTGGGACTTGCATCGCAAGCAGCGGGGGTTATATGTATTGCCTCCATCTTTAGAGGATCAAACCGATTTTGGAAAAGGTGACCTATACCACTTCTACCGCAATCGTGATTATTTTTCCAGAAGTCCTCTTGATTATGTCGCCATTACTAGAAGCCATATGGTATGTAATGTCGATTTTGGCAAGGTGCTCGATCAGCACCGTGAATCAGGCGCAGACATTACGGTTGTGTGCAAAGATAACTCCGGTGATATTCCAGGACTAGCACGTAAAGTTAAGTTAGGCGACGCGGGTAGAATTGTGGAGATGCAGGATCATTTCGGGAGATTGGCAAGCGATATCGTATCGATGGAGATGTACGTGCTCAAGAAAGATTTGCTACTTGATCTTGTGGAAACGTCTCTTGCGCAAGGACGCGATCACTTCGTTCGTCAGACCATTCTTTCGAGGCTGAACGAACTGCGTATTCACGCCTATATGCACGAAGGTGTACTAGGCGTCGTCAATAATATTGCAGCATATTACCGTCATAGTATGGAACTGCTGAAGCCTGAAATATGGCGTGAGCTTTTCTTCCATCCTGGTGCGATCTATACGAAGGTCAAAGATGAACCGCCAACCCATTATCGCAATGAAGCGTCCGTGATGAATTCGCTCGTCGCAAATGGATGTGATATTGAAGGGACCGTTGAGAACAGTATTTTGTTCCGTGGCGTTAAAGTAGGTAAAGGTGCAGTGATCCGCAACAGTATCGTGATGCAGAACGGTATTATCGGTAAGTACGGAACGTTGGACAACTGCATCCTTGATAAAGAAGTAGAGATTCGCTCAGAGCAACAAATTCGCGGTGCAGTAGATCAACCGTTCATCGCGGTGAAACGTAAAGTGATCTAA
- a CDS encoding glucose-1-phosphate adenylyltransferase, producing MRKNECIAMLLAGGEGRRLGVLTKDLAKPAVPFGGKYRIIDFTLSNCVHSGIETVGVLTQYQPLVLTQHLGIGTPWGLDRREGGMHVLPPYVRQKGGTWYKGTANAIYQNLGFIERYDPEYVLIISGDHIYKMNYDKLLDAHKKNKADATIAVISVPWADASRFGILSVDEDDRIVEFAEKPKKPNSNLASMGVYMFSWSVLKDALIHDEATRGSSNDFGKDIIPTLLDEGARMFSYRFDDYWKDVGTIDSLWESNMDLLEEEPSLHLNDRSWRIFTASPNQPAQYIAPAAKVRNSLINEGCVVEGTVNRSVLFPGAQVGEGSVVEDSILMPGASIGRNARVVRAIVGEGAVVEEDCKVGSVDSEEIAVVGSGETIQLQLQEVEPI from the coding sequence ATGCGAAAAAATGAATGTATCGCAATGCTGCTTGCTGGAGGCGAAGGTCGGCGTTTAGGCGTTCTAACTAAAGATTTGGCTAAGCCGGCAGTACCATTCGGTGGAAAATATCGCATTATTGATTTTACGCTCAGCAATTGTGTCCACTCAGGAATCGAAACGGTTGGCGTACTTACACAATATCAACCGCTTGTTCTTACACAACACCTCGGTATTGGTACGCCATGGGGGTTAGATCGTCGTGAAGGCGGAATGCATGTACTTCCACCTTATGTACGTCAAAAGGGCGGTACGTGGTACAAGGGCACGGCTAATGCAATCTATCAAAATTTGGGCTTCATTGAACGTTATGATCCGGAATATGTCCTCATTATTTCAGGCGATCACATCTACAAGATGAATTATGACAAACTATTAGACGCACATAAGAAAAATAAAGCGGATGCTACGATTGCGGTTATTAGCGTACCTTGGGCGGATGCAAGTCGGTTCGGAATTTTGAGCGTAGATGAGGACGATCGAATCGTTGAATTTGCTGAGAAGCCAAAGAAGCCTAACAGTAACCTAGCTTCAATGGGTGTCTATATGTTTTCTTGGTCCGTGTTGAAGGATGCGCTTATACATGACGAAGCGACTCGTGGTTCCTCCAACGACTTCGGGAAAGACATCATCCCAACTCTACTTGATGAAGGCGCTCGGATGTTCTCTTATCGCTTCGATGATTATTGGAAGGACGTAGGGACGATCGATAGTTTGTGGGAATCGAATATGGATCTGTTGGAGGAGGAGCCCTCACTCCATCTGAATGATCGTTCATGGCGGATTTTCACAGCTAGCCCGAATCAACCTGCGCAGTATATTGCGCCCGCTGCGAAGGTGCGAAATTCATTAATCAACGAAGGCTGTGTCGTTGAAGGGACTGTCAATCGCTCTGTTCTCTTCCCAGGTGCACAAGTAGGGGAAGGCAGTGTTGTTGAAGATTCGATTCTGATGCCTGGAGCGAGTATCGGACGCAATGCGCGAGTTGTTCGTGCAATTGTCGGCGAAGGTGCAGTTGTAGAGGAAGATTGCAAAGTCGGCAGTGTTGATAGTGAAGAGATCGCAGTGGTCGGCAGTGGCGAAACGATTCAATTACAGCTTCAGGAGGTAGAGCCGATATGA